In Nonomuraea sp. NBC_00507, the following are encoded in one genomic region:
- a CDS encoding M23 family metallopeptidase yields the protein MSRSAILRGFIATLFAAAFCVVGLASPALAVPNFQLPFPCGQKWQLNSWAHAPALDMVKEPDQHGTEGATLLAAAGGTVDRSFWHDNGGHVVQIDHGGGYFTTYIHLQSRAVSAGDKVERGTVIGKVGRTGAESNDHPHLHFELAYDANGDGDASWGFAGSERIKPIFNGVTYGQANGMEWDNVESRNCGPVSPKGDASVYGVLSNGLLTYTSIDAATGKRTSGAEVSAVSLGFKPKAIATLNHNTLLVTEDGTGGRLYRVDVITVRDTVIFEKPVFLGTGWTHDLLAYDGSSYLFGIADGALRRYKLTADKPALADITGNTLIGNGFTLKTLTATGPSWILGTTSAGALISYKINGAESWQRYQLRDTTWQVFDQLLSPGGGVYYGHRNAEGSVHRYFDENPHDGQGDDLTGQGVVDANGWTQVLLSANPDTVTSS from the coding sequence ATGTCGCGATCCGCAATATTACGCGGGTTCATCGCCACATTGTTCGCCGCCGCGTTCTGCGTCGTCGGCCTGGCGAGCCCGGCGCTGGCCGTACCGAACTTCCAGCTTCCCTTCCCATGCGGCCAGAAGTGGCAGCTGAACAGCTGGGCCCACGCGCCCGCCCTCGACATGGTCAAGGAGCCCGACCAGCACGGCACCGAAGGCGCCACCCTGCTAGCGGCCGCCGGCGGGACTGTGGACAGGTCCTTCTGGCATGACAACGGCGGCCACGTCGTGCAGATCGATCACGGCGGCGGCTACTTCACCACCTACATCCACCTCCAGTCCCGTGCCGTCTCGGCCGGGGACAAGGTGGAGCGGGGAACCGTGATCGGCAAGGTCGGCAGGACCGGGGCGGAGTCCAACGACCACCCCCACCTGCACTTCGAGCTCGCCTACGACGCCAACGGCGATGGGGACGCCTCGTGGGGGTTCGCCGGGTCCGAACGCATCAAGCCGATCTTCAACGGCGTCACCTACGGCCAGGCCAACGGCATGGAGTGGGACAACGTCGAGAGCCGCAACTGCGGCCCGGTGTCTCCCAAGGGCGACGCGTCCGTTTACGGCGTCCTGTCCAACGGTCTGTTGACGTACACGTCGATTGACGCGGCGACCGGTAAGCGGACGTCGGGTGCCGAGGTGTCGGCGGTGTCGCTGGGGTTCAAGCCGAAGGCGATAGCGACGCTGAATCACAACACGCTGCTGGTGACCGAGGACGGCACGGGCGGCCGCTTGTATCGGGTCGACGTCATCACGGTGAGGGATACGGTGATTTTCGAGAAGCCGGTGTTCTTGGGAACGGGGTGGACGCACGATCTGCTGGCGTATGACGGGTCGTCTTATCTGTTCGGTATCGCCGATGGTGCGTTGCGCCGGTACAAGCTGACGGCCGACAAGCCGGCGTTGGCGGATATCACGGGTAATACGCTGATCGGGAATGGGTTCACGCTGAAGACGCTGACCGCGACGGGTCCGAGCTGGATTCTGGGCACGACCTCGGCGGGTGCGCTGATCTCGTACAAGATCAATGGTGCGGAGTCGTGGCAGCGCTACCAGTTGCGTGACACGACCTGGCAGGTGTTCGACCAGTTGCTGTCGCCGGGCGGCGGTGTCTACTACGGCCACAGGAACGCCGAGGGGTCGGTGCACCGCTACTTCGATGAGAACCCGCACGACGGCCAGGGTGATGACCTGACCGGGCAGGGCGTGGTGGACGCCAACGGCTGGACGCAGGTGCTGCTGTCGGCCAACCCCGACACCGTGACCAGCTCGTGA